The proteins below come from a single Nocardiopsis gilva YIM 90087 genomic window:
- a CDS encoding ATP-binding protein, which translates to MARPRPGRPQRPRRAEDVIVRADGLRRAAVAERLAVALDLGAYAETLPEIEALVAREPLREQPVELLIRALAGSGRQADALAAYERLRRGLADELGIDPSEHMRELHLRLLRGELEPQAPQRSAGADHAAPPPAAPAATEAPAPRPAITRLPHILTSFIARDEEVRDTVGQLCSERLVTLIGPGGAGKTRLSIESAARFAEEHADLAPDGVWFVEFAPVSEGANLTYAVLNALGLRELWSRTLSAAPASAGADDPVERIIEVLAEQKLLVILDNCEHVIVDAAGLIERLLAACPGLRILTTSREPLALAGERLMPVPSLALPPEHTPAARAGTYASVRLFVERAAAVSPGFALDAGNVEHVVRICRELDGMPLALELAAARVRVMPVAQLAARLSDRFRLLTSGSRFALPRHQTLQAVVDWSWELLDEPERTLMRRLSVFSGGATLEAVARVCADGPGDTIGGRDVWSVLFALVDKSLVVSDGSSDDGAEPRYRQLETVRAYGAQRLAESGEEDAVRRAHADHMLHVWAEADPHLRSAEQLTWLSRVRAEHDNFSAALRWAIDRRDLDLALDLSHVAQWYWQMADDWAEPGRWSAEILRLTGDTPPEGRAVAYAECLFMVSVDNKNADEDLLLRTMEVLEAAGERAEDHRSLVFVPIVLAMFGHDLEGTIRRLDEGAERQEPWLRATTRAFVGIVAMSLGRARMAKERLSTALEEFRRIGDRWGMSQSIVMLSELVRLGDLDAEVALLDEAVTLAEEVELTAMVRALKARQAASWARMGRVDEARRVLADVRERVGISRESRAMLQLSEADVERSAGNPARCRDLLLDLADEIADFAAIFRAHVEPMWRAMIAQCCADLGDTEAAWRHAREAWWALQPSCISSQVGYVLEGLADLTADQDPERGATFLGYAEASRGLPNVADPVVERTRQRIRQRLGDAGYAQSYDAGAAAEPEKVTEVVGAWLEAAGSS; encoded by the coding sequence GTGGCGCGGCCCCGCCCTGGCCGACCTCAGCGGCCCCGACGGGCCGAGGACGTCATCGTCCGGGCGGACGGGCTGCGCCGCGCCGCGGTCGCCGAGCGCCTGGCCGTCGCCCTCGACCTGGGCGCCTACGCCGAGACCCTGCCCGAGATCGAGGCGCTGGTCGCCCGCGAACCCCTGCGCGAGCAGCCGGTGGAGCTCCTCATCCGCGCGCTCGCCGGGAGCGGCCGCCAAGCCGACGCGCTGGCCGCCTACGAGCGGCTCCGCCGCGGGCTCGCCGACGAACTGGGCATCGACCCCTCCGAACACATGCGGGAGCTGCACCTGCGGCTGCTGCGCGGCGAACTGGAACCGCAGGCGCCCCAGCGGTCGGCCGGCGCCGACCACGCCGCGCCACCCCCGGCCGCGCCCGCCGCCACCGAGGCCCCCGCGCCGCGCCCGGCCATCACCCGGCTGCCGCACATCCTCACCAGCTTCATCGCCCGGGACGAGGAGGTCCGCGACACCGTCGGACAGCTGTGCAGCGAACGCCTGGTCACGCTCATCGGCCCCGGCGGCGCGGGCAAGACCCGGCTGTCCATCGAGTCCGCAGCCCGCTTCGCCGAGGAGCACGCCGACCTGGCCCCCGACGGCGTGTGGTTCGTCGAGTTCGCCCCGGTCAGCGAGGGCGCCAACCTCACCTACGCCGTCCTCAACGCCCTCGGCCTGCGCGAACTGTGGTCGCGGACACTGAGCGCCGCGCCCGCCTCCGCCGGCGCCGACGACCCCGTGGAGCGGATCATCGAGGTCCTGGCCGAGCAGAAGCTGCTGGTCATCCTGGACAACTGCGAGCACGTCATCGTCGACGCGGCCGGGCTCATCGAGCGGCTCCTGGCCGCCTGCCCGGGCTTGCGCATCCTGACCACCAGCCGGGAACCCCTGGCACTGGCCGGAGAGCGGCTGATGCCGGTGCCCTCACTCGCCCTGCCGCCGGAGCACACCCCCGCCGCGCGCGCCGGGACCTACGCGTCGGTGCGCCTCTTCGTCGAACGCGCCGCCGCGGTCTCTCCCGGGTTCGCCCTCGACGCGGGCAACGTCGAGCACGTCGTGCGCATCTGCCGCGAACTCGACGGCATGCCACTGGCGCTGGAGCTGGCAGCGGCCCGCGTGCGTGTCATGCCCGTCGCCCAGCTGGCCGCGCGGCTGTCCGACCGCTTCCGGCTGCTCACCAGCGGCAGCCGGTTCGCACTGCCCCGTCATCAGACCCTGCAGGCCGTCGTCGACTGGAGCTGGGAGCTGCTCGACGAGCCGGAGCGCACGCTTATGCGCCGCCTGTCGGTGTTCTCCGGCGGGGCGACCCTGGAGGCCGTCGCGCGCGTCTGCGCCGACGGACCCGGCGACACGATCGGCGGCCGGGACGTCTGGTCGGTGCTGTTCGCGCTCGTCGACAAGTCCCTCGTGGTCTCCGACGGATCCTCCGACGACGGCGCCGAGCCCCGTTACCGGCAGCTGGAGACCGTGCGCGCCTACGGGGCGCAGCGGCTCGCCGAGAGCGGGGAGGAGGACGCCGTCCGCCGCGCGCACGCCGACCACATGCTGCACGTGTGGGCCGAGGCCGACCCGCACCTGCGCAGCGCTGAGCAGCTGACCTGGCTGTCCCGGGTCCGCGCCGAGCACGACAACTTCTCCGCCGCGCTGCGCTGGGCCATCGACCGGCGCGACCTCGACCTCGCCCTCGACCTCAGCCACGTCGCCCAGTGGTACTGGCAGATGGCCGACGACTGGGCCGAGCCGGGCCGCTGGTCGGCGGAGATCCTGCGGCTGACTGGGGACACGCCGCCTGAGGGCCGGGCGGTCGCCTACGCCGAGTGCCTCTTCATGGTCTCGGTCGACAATAAGAACGCCGACGAGGACCTGCTGCTGCGGACCATGGAGGTCCTGGAAGCGGCGGGGGAGAGGGCCGAAGACCACCGGTCCCTGGTGTTCGTCCCCATCGTGCTGGCCATGTTCGGGCACGACCTCGAAGGGACGATCCGGCGGCTGGACGAGGGAGCCGAACGTCAGGAGCCGTGGCTGCGCGCCACCACGCGCGCGTTCGTCGGCATCGTCGCGATGTCGCTGGGACGGGCGCGCATGGCCAAGGAACGGCTGAGCACCGCGCTGGAGGAGTTCCGCCGGATCGGCGACCGGTGGGGGATGTCGCAGAGCATCGTCATGCTCTCCGAGCTCGTCCGCCTCGGCGACCTCGACGCGGAGGTGGCGTTGCTCGACGAGGCCGTCACCCTCGCCGAGGAGGTGGAGCTCACCGCCATGGTCCGGGCCCTCAAGGCCCGGCAGGCCGCCAGCTGGGCGCGGATGGGACGGGTCGACGAGGCCCGCCGCGTGCTGGCGGACGTCCGGGAGCGCGTGGGTATCTCGCGGGAGAGCCGGGCCATGCTCCAGCTCAGCGAGGCCGACGTGGAACGCTCGGCGGGGAACCCGGCCCGGTGCCGGGACCTGCTGCTCGACCTCGCCGACGAGATCGCGGACTTCGCGGCCATTTTCCGCGCCCACGTGGAGCCGATGTGGCGCGCCATGATCGCGCAGTGCTGCGCCGACCTGGGCGACACCGAAGCGGCCTGGCGCCACGCGCGCGAGGCCTGGTGGGCGCTCCAGCCGTCGTGCATCTCCTCCCAGGTCGGCTACGTGCTGGAGGGTCTGGCCGACCTGACGGCCGACCAGGACCCGGAGCGCGGCGCGACCTTCCTCGGCTACGCGGAGGCGAGCCGCGGCCTGCCGAACGTGGCCGACCCCGTGGTCGAGAGGACCCGGCAGCGGATACGCCAACGCCTGGGCGACGCGGGGTACGCCCAGTCGTATGACGCCGGTGCCGCCGCGGAACCGGAGAAGGTCACCGAGGTCGTCGGGGCGTGGCTGGAGGCGGCGGGATCCAGCTGA
- a CDS encoding daunorubicin resistance protein DrrA family ABC transporter ATP-binding protein, which yields MTDAIRTEGLVKEFKGQIALGGVDLVARTGAVLGVLGPNGSGKTTTVRILSTLLRPDGGRATVGGFDVVSQPHKVRSLIGLTGQYAAVDQDLTGTQNLVLIARLLGYSRPQARARAAELLERFALSDAGDRAAKTYSGGMRRRLDLAASLVGRPSLLFLDEPTTGLDPHSRNELWDVVRGLTDDGVTVLLTTQYLEEADQLADDIAVLDHGRVISRGTPDELKAQAGTQVLQVQPTDHGLLPRAARIVEAVTGSEVRSSDTVVSASVTDPAVLPEVVRRLDDDKIAVAELTLRKPSLDEVFLALTGHPADDIPDSSATPAPERTGA from the coding sequence ATGACTGACGCCATCCGGACGGAAGGGCTGGTCAAGGAGTTCAAAGGGCAGATCGCCCTGGGCGGGGTCGACCTCGTGGCACGCACGGGAGCCGTGCTGGGTGTCCTCGGTCCCAACGGCTCCGGCAAGACGACCACCGTGCGCATCCTGTCGACGCTGCTGCGCCCCGACGGCGGGCGGGCCACCGTCGGCGGGTTCGACGTGGTCTCCCAGCCGCACAAGGTCCGCAGTCTGATCGGCCTGACCGGCCAGTACGCGGCGGTGGACCAGGACCTCACCGGCACCCAGAACCTGGTGCTGATCGCCCGGCTGCTCGGCTACTCCCGCCCGCAGGCGCGCGCCCGCGCCGCCGAGCTGCTGGAGCGCTTCGCGCTGTCGGACGCCGGCGACCGCGCCGCCAAGACCTACTCCGGCGGTATGCGGCGCCGCCTCGACCTGGCGGCGAGCCTGGTGGGACGGCCCAGTCTGCTCTTTCTCGACGAACCCACCACCGGTCTGGACCCGCACAGCCGCAACGAGCTGTGGGACGTGGTGCGCGGCCTCACCGACGACGGTGTCACCGTGCTGCTGACCACCCAGTACCTGGAGGAGGCCGACCAGCTGGCCGACGACATCGCCGTGCTGGACCACGGCCGGGTCATCAGCCGGGGCACCCCCGACGAGCTCAAGGCGCAGGCCGGCACGCAGGTACTGCAGGTGCAGCCGACCGACCACGGGCTGCTGCCGCGGGCCGCACGGATCGTGGAGGCGGTGACGGGCTCGGAGGTCCGTTCCTCCGACACCGTCGTCAGCGCCTCGGTGACCGACCCCGCCGTGCTGCCCGAGGTGGTGCGCCGCCTGGATGACGACAAGATCGCGGTGGCCGAGCTGACCCTGCGCAAGCCGAGCCTGGACGAGGTCTTCCTGGCGCTGACCGGCCACCCCGCCGACGACATCCCCGACAGCTCGGCGACCCCGGCGCCCGAGCGGACCGGAGCCTGA
- a CDS encoding PH domain-containing protein has translation MWTLSIAVGAVVAVAVLGAAAWGITAADWNWIPAWVTEYVWWVPGLYALYAVAKTAIAPRWRYRVHRWEITADMMYTRTGWISRAWQLVPVSRIQTVDHTQGWMERMFRVATLEVQTASHAGSSTIEGLDADEARRISEDLAVRASELRDDAT, from the coding sequence ATGTGGACCCTGTCTATCGCCGTCGGCGCGGTGGTGGCCGTTGCCGTGCTGGGCGCGGCGGCCTGGGGGATCACCGCGGCCGACTGGAACTGGATCCCCGCGTGGGTCACCGAGTACGTCTGGTGGGTTCCGGGCCTCTACGCGCTCTACGCCGTGGCCAAGACCGCCATCGCTCCGCGCTGGCGCTACCGGGTCCACCGCTGGGAGATCACCGCCGACATGATGTACACCCGGACCGGGTGGATCAGCCGCGCTTGGCAGCTGGTACCGGTGAGCCGGATCCAGACCGTCGACCACACGCAGGGCTGGATGGAACGGATGTTCCGGGTCGCCACGCTGGAAGTGCAGACCGCCTCGCACGCCGGATCCTCGACCATCGAGGGCCTCGACGCCGACGAGGCAAGGCGCATCTCCGAGGACCTGGCGGTGCGCGCGAGCGAGCTTCGGGATGATGCGACGTGA
- a CDS encoding ABC transporter permease, whose translation MSAVTTQERSAPQPGPRVAERITPVSALQHGALLTWRSLLKIKRNPEEVLGLTFMPIMFVALFVFVFGQAMMGDWQAYRDFIIPGITAQSVIFATIGTGVSLNTDIEKGIFDRFRSLPVARSAPLTGAILGDLVRYAITVLIVLLVGVAIGYRPDGGFLGVLGAFAVVMVFAFALCWLSAFVGLLMRTPMAVNIFGTLWMFPLTFASSTFVDPELMPGWMAAFAKINPVTHVTDAMRAFMEGGDVAGPLMWTAVWAVLLIAVFFPLATRAYRRRS comes from the coding sequence ATGAGCGCCGTGACTACCCAGGAGCGGTCGGCCCCGCAGCCCGGACCGCGCGTGGCGGAGCGGATCACCCCCGTCTCCGCACTCCAGCACGGCGCGCTGCTGACCTGGCGCAGCCTGCTCAAGATCAAGCGCAACCCCGAAGAGGTCCTCGGCCTGACGTTCATGCCGATCATGTTCGTCGCGCTGTTCGTCTTCGTCTTCGGCCAGGCGATGATGGGCGACTGGCAGGCCTACCGGGACTTCATCATCCCCGGTATCACCGCGCAGTCGGTCATCTTCGCGACCATCGGCACCGGTGTCTCGCTCAACACCGACATCGAGAAGGGCATCTTCGACCGGTTCCGGTCGCTGCCCGTGGCCCGGTCGGCCCCACTGACCGGGGCGATCCTCGGCGACCTGGTCCGCTACGCGATCACCGTGCTGATCGTGCTGCTGGTCGGTGTGGCCATCGGGTACCGGCCCGACGGCGGGTTCCTCGGCGTCCTGGGCGCGTTCGCCGTGGTCATGGTGTTCGCCTTCGCCCTGTGCTGGCTCTCCGCGTTCGTCGGGCTGCTAATGCGCACGCCCATGGCGGTCAACATCTTCGGCACGCTGTGGATGTTCCCGCTGACGTTCGCCAGTTCGACCTTTGTCGACCCGGAGCTGATGCCGGGCTGGATGGCCGCGTTCGCCAAGATCAATCCGGTCACCCACGTCACCGACGCGATGCGCGCCTTCATGGAGGGCGGGGATGTGGCCGGACCCCTGATGTGGACCGCCGTGTGGGCCGTCCTGCTCATCGCGGTGTTCTTCCCGCTGGCGACCCGCGCCTACCGGCGGCGCTCCTAG
- the sepH gene encoding septation protein SepH: protein MQELRLVAVSEDGTYLVLASAGRGTRFMLPVDDRLRAAVRGQFSRLGQYEIEVENPLRPKEIQARIRSGETAEAIADHAGIPIERVRWFEGPVLQEREYMAQQAQRASVRRPGESAPGPALGDLVTERVGPHQLETGDAVWDSWKREDNTWQIKLAFLLAGEERVAHWVYEPRRRCVTPADEEALRFLDPEADEPLDLGPASANVTPFVPRRQEAAPEPVSEPDDGPLPSALPERPTASGRVPITADHVRPAPAAEESAAVHVDHEDPREAPEPPARPERPEISRPTRARPTIDPLEAPAVQRPAAAERPERPEPRRRKEPPLPAAAAGAATAGSQPPRRKSRGRRASVPSWDEIMFGSKKTD from the coding sequence CTTCGCCTCGTTGCCGTGAGTGAGGACGGCACCTACCTGGTACTGGCGAGCGCCGGCCGTGGAACCCGTTTCATGCTGCCCGTCGACGACCGTCTCCGCGCCGCCGTTCGCGGCCAGTTCTCCCGACTCGGCCAGTACGAGATCGAAGTGGAGAATCCGTTGCGCCCCAAGGAAATCCAGGCCCGGATACGCTCCGGTGAGACAGCGGAGGCGATCGCCGATCACGCGGGGATCCCCATCGAACGCGTGCGCTGGTTCGAAGGGCCCGTCCTCCAGGAACGCGAGTACATGGCGCAGCAGGCCCAGCGGGCCTCCGTGCGCCGCCCGGGAGAATCCGCTCCCGGTCCGGCCCTCGGCGACCTCGTGACCGAGCGCGTCGGCCCCCACCAGCTGGAGACCGGCGACGCCGTCTGGGACTCCTGGAAGCGCGAGGACAACACCTGGCAGATCAAGCTGGCCTTCCTCCTGGCCGGTGAGGAGCGCGTGGCGCACTGGGTCTATGAGCCGCGCCGCCGCTGCGTGACCCCGGCCGACGAGGAGGCGCTGCGCTTCCTCGACCCCGAAGCCGACGAACCGCTCGACCTGGGTCCGGCGAGCGCGAACGTGACCCCGTTCGTGCCGCGCCGCCAGGAGGCGGCGCCGGAACCCGTGTCGGAGCCCGACGACGGTCCGCTCCCCTCCGCGCTGCCGGAGCGCCCCACGGCGTCCGGACGGGTCCCGATCACCGCCGACCACGTCCGTCCCGCCCCCGCCGCCGAGGAGAGCGCGGCGGTCCATGTCGACCACGAGGACCCGCGCGAGGCACCAGAGCCCCCGGCCCGTCCGGAGCGCCCCGAGATCAGCCGCCCGACGCGGGCCCGGCCGACCATCGACCCCCTCGAAGCACCGGCCGTCCAGCGCCCCGCCGCCGCGGAGCGCCCGGAGCGGCCGGAACCGCGCCGCCGGAAGGAGCCGCCGCTGCCCGCCGCAGCGGCCGGTGCGGCGACCGCCGGGTCCCAGCCCCCTAGACGCAAGAGCCGTGGCCGTCGCGCCTCTGTCCCGTCCTGGGACGAGATAATGTTCGGCTCCAAGAAGACGGACTGA
- a CDS encoding YbhB/YbcL family Raf kinase inhibitor-like protein has product MFPARARAARLSAAVGGAAALLTAATGCGGLIPGTNGEVSADINVTSTMVKEGEPLPETYTCEGEGVSPPLQWSGLPEDAESLAVVVDDPSSTTVHWVLYGLDPQLAEIRQNSVPQPGRTGRNSEGAAEYAPPCPRESHGHAVRFTVYALNGEIDLGDDAPLQDSLEAIAQRTIARGTLTATGE; this is encoded by the coding sequence ATGTTCCCGGCTCGCGCGCGCGCCGCACGGCTGTCCGCCGCGGTGGGCGGGGCGGCCGCTCTGCTGACGGCGGCGACCGGATGCGGTGGGCTCATCCCCGGGACCAACGGCGAGGTCAGCGCCGACATCAACGTGACCAGCACGATGGTCAAGGAGGGCGAGCCGCTGCCCGAGACCTACACCTGCGAGGGCGAGGGGGTGTCGCCGCCCCTGCAGTGGTCGGGCCTGCCGGAGGACGCCGAGTCCCTGGCGGTGGTGGTCGACGACCCGAGCAGCACGACCGTGCACTGGGTGCTCTACGGGCTGGATCCGCAGCTCGCGGAGATCCGGCAGAACAGCGTTCCGCAACCGGGGCGCACGGGCCGCAACAGCGAGGGCGCGGCGGAGTACGCGCCCCCCTGCCCCCGCGAGTCCCACGGCCACGCCGTCCGCTTCACCGTGTACGCGCTCAACGGTGAGATCGACCTGGGCGACGACGCGCCGCTCCAGGACTCGCTGGAGGCCATCGCGCAACGCACGATCGCGCGGGGTACGCTTACGGCTACTGGCGAGTAG
- a CDS encoding PH domain-containing protein yields the protein MSGAERPSHEQEGAEERRTAPPTAATSAAGGPAQEQAAGSAPARADDQGADAAVPEDAPQPAPEEENGPEPERRLSPLTLLTAPVGYLKNLGVPLIVALVAGTFNPWVLGSTLVAILATLAAGVVTYKTFRYQVGADRLKIRKGLISRSRRSIPLERIRGVDVTSQLLHRMLGLAVVKIEAASGGGESEEGKLDAVTIAEAERLRTVLLHRRAVLRGDAAEGEAAPHGIPGGATATGTPAGAPAAPPGTPSAVFFVMPPRWYFYAVLSLGYLLTPFVAIAALFGFAGQTIEVAPGTDGGDAAHLTYMWLRDLGWTMVVALSAAVAVLLVLMMPVAAVISYAVTYWRFTLLRRDSSLVTERGLFTRQSVTLEHRRIRGYELLDNPLQRLRDAVKLRAIVTGLGETTTRAVLLPIGDRRRVLEVVERALRPFRGTLIGHPREALGRRMFRAVAPFALVTAIAAALDMWWVAGLFAVLALAGIPLAVDRYRSLGHGYDGELVSVRSGSISREQAAVERAAIIGWTWRQTLFQRRSGLAHLDLAVGAGDGAYTALDAGFDESVLFAAGVTPEMVRPFLREGARTGAAGAASESAGGTESPRDGAAPDGSSTGRA from the coding sequence GTGAGCGGTGCGGAGCGGCCCTCGCACGAGCAGGAGGGCGCCGAGGAGCGGCGCACCGCGCCGCCGACCGCGGCGACGTCGGCCGCCGGAGGGCCCGCACAGGAGCAGGCGGCCGGGTCCGCACCCGCGCGCGCCGATGACCAGGGCGCCGACGCCGCCGTACCGGAGGACGCGCCCCAGCCCGCACCCGAGGAGGAGAACGGCCCCGAGCCCGAGCGGCGGCTCAGTCCGCTGACCCTGCTCACCGCCCCCGTGGGCTACCTGAAAAACCTCGGCGTCCCGCTGATCGTCGCGCTCGTGGCCGGTACCTTCAACCCCTGGGTCCTGGGCAGCACTCTGGTGGCGATCCTCGCGACGCTGGCCGCCGGTGTCGTCACCTACAAGACGTTCCGCTACCAGGTGGGCGCGGACCGGCTGAAGATCCGCAAGGGCCTGATCAGCCGGTCCCGGCGCAGTATCCCGCTGGAGCGCATCCGCGGCGTGGACGTCACCTCCCAGCTCCTGCACCGGATGCTCGGCCTCGCTGTGGTCAAGATCGAGGCGGCCTCCGGAGGCGGGGAGAGCGAGGAGGGCAAGCTCGACGCCGTGACGATCGCCGAGGCCGAACGCCTGCGCACCGTTCTGCTCCACCGGCGCGCCGTGCTCCGCGGCGACGCGGCGGAGGGCGAGGCGGCTCCGCACGGCATCCCCGGCGGGGCGACCGCCACCGGCACCCCAGCGGGCGCGCCCGCCGCGCCCCCCGGAACGCCGTCGGCCGTCTTCTTCGTGATGCCGCCCAGGTGGTACTTTTACGCGGTCCTGAGCCTGGGCTACCTGCTGACGCCGTTCGTGGCGATCGCCGCGCTGTTCGGCTTCGCCGGGCAGACCATCGAAGTCGCGCCGGGAACGGACGGCGGCGACGCGGCGCACCTCACCTACATGTGGCTGCGCGACCTCGGCTGGACCATGGTGGTCGCGCTGTCCGCGGCGGTCGCGGTGCTGCTGGTCCTGATGATGCCGGTGGCCGCCGTCATCTCCTACGCCGTCACCTACTGGCGCTTCACCCTGCTCCGCCGCGACTCCTCACTGGTCACCGAGCGGGGGCTGTTCACCCGGCAGAGCGTGACCCTGGAGCACCGCCGGATCCGCGGGTACGAGCTGCTGGACAACCCGCTGCAGCGCCTGCGCGACGCGGTGAAGCTGCGCGCGATCGTGACCGGCCTGGGTGAGACCACGACGCGCGCGGTGCTGCTGCCCATCGGTGATCGCCGGCGGGTACTGGAGGTCGTCGAGCGTGCCCTGCGCCCGTTCCGCGGCACGCTGATCGGGCACCCCCGCGAGGCGCTGGGCCGGCGTATGTTCCGCGCGGTGGCGCCGTTCGCCCTCGTCACGGCGATCGCCGCGGCACTCGACATGTGGTGGGTCGCGGGCCTGTTCGCGGTACTGGCGCTGGCGGGCATCCCGCTAGCCGTCGACCGCTACCGGTCCCTGGGGCACGGCTACGACGGTGAGCTGGTCAGCGTGCGGTCGGGATCGATCAGCCGCGAGCAGGCCGCCGTCGAGCGCGCCGCCATCATCGGCTGGACCTGGCGCCAGACCCTGTTCCAGCGGCGCTCGGGTCTGGCCCATCTCGACCTCGCGGTGGGGGCGGGGGACGGCGCCTACACCGCCCTCGACGCGGGGTTCGACGAATCGGTGCTCTTCGCGGCGGGCGTGACACCCGAGATGGTGCGGCCGTTCCTGCGGGAAGGGGCGAGAACCGGTGCCGCGGGCGCGGCGTCCGAGTCCGCCGGCGGCACGGAGTCCCCGCGGGACGGCGCGGCGCCAGACGGTTCGTCCACAGGAAGGGCGTAA